The DNA segment GTCGTCTCTCGTCGCGGTCCATCTGGCCTGCCAGAGCATCCTGGCCGGCGAATGCGACATGGCGCTGGCGGGCGGCGCGTCGATCCGGGTGCCACATCACGTCGGCTACTGGCACGAACCGGGATCCATGGTGTCGGCGACCGGGCACTGTCGGCCCTTCGACGTCAGGTCCGACGGCACCATCTTCGGAAGCGGCGTCGGGGTGGTCGTCCTCAAGCCGTTGCAGGCCGCCGTCGACGACGGGGATCGCATCCACGCCGTGATCCGGGGGTCGGCCATCAACAACGACGGCGCGACGAAGATGAACTATGCGGCGCCGAACGCCGCCGGTCAGGCCGAGGCCATCGCGGAGGCGCATGCGGTCGCGGACGTCGACGCGTCGACCGTGAGCTACATCGAGACCCACGGGACCGGGACACCGCTGGGCGACCCGATCGAGATCGAAGGCCTACGACAGGCGTTCGGCCTGTCCTCGACACCCCGCACCGGCCCCTGCTTCGTGGGGTCGGTCAAATCGAACATCGGGCACCTGGAAGCGGCGTCAGGCATCGCCGGCCTCATCAAGGCGATCCTCTGCCTCGAGCATCGCGCTCTGCCCGCGACACTCCACTTCTCCGGGCCGAACCCCGAACTCCACCTCGAGCAGGGTCCCTTCGTCGTACGCAACGAGTACGGGCCGTGGGAGTGGGACGGCCCTCGGCGGGCGGGGGTCAGTTCGTTCGGCGTCGGCGGCACCAACTGCCATGTCGTCCTCGAGGAGGCGCCCGCGATCGCGGCGTCCGACATCGATCCCGGTCCTCAGGTGCTGATGCTGTCCGCCCGTTCCGCCGAGTCCCTGCAGGAGTCGCGATCTGCGGTGGCCGCGGCGTTGAGCGAAGCGGACGAGGTCGACGTGGCCGACGTCGCCTACACGCTGTCGACTCGCAGGCAAGAGCCGATCCGGATGGTCGCGGTAGTCCGAGACCGCGACCACGCGGCATCCGTGCTGACCGCCGACGACGAGAGCGTGTTCACCGGCCAGTCGGTGCCGACCGACGAATCCCCCGCGCACCGCGTGGTGTTCGCCTTTCCCGGACAGGGCGCCCAGCACATCGGGATGGCGTCCGGCCTCTACGAATCCGAGCCGGCGTTCGCCGCGCATTTCGACCAGTGCGCCGCGGCTTTCGCCGAAGAGTCGGGCCTCGACCTCCATGCGGAGGTGTTCCGGGGAAGCGGACGGAGCCTCGAGCGCACCGACCGCGCACAGCCGGCCCTGTTCTCCGTGGAGTACGCGTTGGCGAGACTGACCGAATCCTATGGGGTCCGTCCGGCGGCGGTCGCCGGACACAGCATCGGCGAATACGTGGCGGCCACCATCGCCGGAGTCTTCGACCTGCCCACAGCCGCCCGAGCGGTGTCGATGCGCGCACGCCTCATGCATGCGTCGCCGCGCGGCGTGATGGTGGCGGTGGCGCTGAGCCCGGACGCCCTCGCCGAGCACCTCTCGACCGACGTCGATCTCGCCGCCGTCAACGACCCGGGCAATTGCGTGGTCGCCGGGGCGGCCGAGGCCATCGAACGGTTCCAGTCCCGGCTGGCCGAGCACGGAATCGTGGCCCGCCGGGTGCGCACGTCCCATGCGTTCCACTCCCGCCTGATGGATTCGGTCCTCCCGGAGTTCACGGCCTTCCTGTCCCGTCTGGCGCTCCGTGAACCCGAGCTGCCTGTGCTCTCGAACCTCACCGGCACCTGGATGTCCGCCGGCGAGGCGACCAATCCTGCGACATGGGCGCGTCAGATCCGCGGCACCGTGCGATTCTCCGACGAACTCGACGTACTGCTCGCCGACCCGGGGCGCGTCCTGGTCGAGGTGGGGCCCGGCGGCAACCTGACCTCGTCGGCGATGCGTCATCCCCGATGGTCCGACGGGCACCGCGCAGTACGCCTCATGCGCCATCAAGCCCAGAACCGAAGTGACCACGATGCGTTCCTCCTCGGGCTCGGACAACTCTGGTCAGCGGGGATCGACGTCGACTGGACTCCGCGGAGGGCGGGTCGCCGTCCCCGGCTGGTGTCGGTCCCCGGCTATCCCTTCGAGCGGCAACGGCACTGGGTGGACCACCGGGCGACCGCCCCGTGGCAGGAGGGCGCCGGCGCCACCAACGGCGCGGCGGTGGCACCGGCCGGCGGGAAGCGCAACGGTGCACACGCGCCGATGAACGGCACATCGCAGATGGAGACCACGCTGCAGCGCATCTGGTCGCAGTGCCTCGGAGTCGGTGGTATCGACCGCACCGCCAACTTCTTCGAGCTCGGCGGTGACTCGTTGATCGCCATCAGTGTCGCGATGACGGCCGCCAACGAGGGCCTCGATCTCACCCCGCAGGACCTGTACGAGAACCAGACCGTCTCTGCTCTGGCCACCGTGCTGTCCGCCCGGCTCGCCGCAGGAGGTCTCGCGCGGCAATCACCGGAGGACGCGGTGAATCCGCCTGTGCCGCCGAACATCGCGCACTTCCTCGAGCACGGCCTGCGCGATGCCGAGCGGTGGCGGATCCCGATCATCCTGCGGCTGCGCCCCGATGTGGGGGTCGAGCACGCCCAGGCTGTGCTCACCGCCCTGACCAATCACCACGACGCGTTGCGGCTGCGGATCGAAAAACGGGCCGGGACGTGGGAGCAGCACTTCGGCGACCCCCAGGACTTCGGCGAACTGCCGGTGCGGTCGCTGCCCGACGGCATCCCGGCCGGAAGCCCGCAGGAGCGAGAGGCGGTGCTGAGCATCCTCGACGAGCAGACGCGCGGCGGCACCGGCACCTGCGGGGCCCCGCTGACCGCCGTCTACGTCCGTGGCGACTCCACGGGACCGTCTCACCTGGCGATCAGCGTGCACGGGGTGGTGGCGGACAACGCCTCCCGGGACATCCTGCTCACCGACATCTTCACGGCGTTCGCCCAGCGGCTCGCGGGGGAAGAGGTCGCGCTGCAACCGGTCACGACGACGTGGCGTGAGTGGTCCCAGCGCTGTGCCGGCCTCGCTACACATCCGGCGGTCGTCGGGAGCCGCGGCTTCTGGCTCGAGACGGCGGCGACGGCGACCCTGCGTGTCGCAGGCGCCCGGCAGCGACAACCGGAGTCCGGCGACCTGACGCGGTTGTCCTCGGCGCTGAGCGTGTCCGAGACGATGGAGATCGACGATGCGCGGCGCACGCACAAGGTGTCGCT comes from the Mycolicibacterium litorale genome and includes:
- a CDS encoding type I polyketide synthase, producing MTRTFDVSQEPDALPDNAIAIVGVAGRFPGADTVSAFWRNLRRGEESIVTLSEEELLAAGVGEEALANHSYVRRAALLSGIDEFDADFFGFTPQAARMMDPQHRLFLQSAWHALEDAGYDPLRIDGSVGVYGTSSASGYLLHNLMSHHDPKVIIGQGATFDMVSLSLQNDKDHLATRVAHQLNLRGPALSVQTACSSSLVAVHLACQSILAGECDMALAGGASIRVPHHVGYWHEPGSMVSATGHCRPFDVRSDGTIFGSGVGVVVLKPLQAAVDDGDRIHAVIRGSAINNDGATKMNYAAPNAAGQAEAIAEAHAVADVDASTVSYIETHGTGTPLGDPIEIEGLRQAFGLSSTPRTGPCFVGSVKSNIGHLEAASGIAGLIKAILCLEHRALPATLHFSGPNPELHLEQGPFVVRNEYGPWEWDGPRRAGVSSFGVGGTNCHVVLEEAPAIAASDIDPGPQVLMLSARSAESLQESRSAVAAALSEADEVDVADVAYTLSTRRQEPIRMVAVVRDRDHAASVLTADDESVFTGQSVPTDESPAHRVVFAFPGQGAQHIGMASGLYESEPAFAAHFDQCAAAFAEESGLDLHAEVFRGSGRSLERTDRAQPALFSVEYALARLTESYGVRPAAVAGHSIGEYVAATIAGVFDLPTAARAVSMRARLMHASPRGVMVAVALSPDALAEHLSTDVDLAAVNDPGNCVVAGAAEAIERFQSRLAEHGIVARRVRTSHAFHSRLMDSVLPEFTAFLSRLALREPELPVLSNLTGTWMSAGEATNPATWARQIRGTVRFSDELDVLLADPGRVLVEVGPGGNLTSSAMRHPRWSDGHRAVRLMRHQAQNRSDHDAFLLGLGQLWSAGIDVDWTPRRAGRRPRLVSVPGYPFERQRHWVDHRATAPWQEGAGATNGAAVAPAGGKRNGAHAPMNGTSQMETTLQRIWSQCLGVGGIDRTANFFELGGDSLIAISVAMTAANEGLDLTPQDLYENQTVSALATVLSARLAAGGLARQSPEDAVNPPVPPNIAHFLEHGLRDAERWRIPIILRLRPDVGVEHAQAVLTALTNHHDALRLRIEKRAGTWEQHFGDPQDFGELPVRSLPDGIPAGSPQEREAVLSILDEQTRGGTGTCGAPLTAVYVRGDSTGPSHLAISVHGVVADNASRDILLTDIFTAFAQRLAGEEVALQPVTTTWREWSQRCAGLATHPAVVGSRGFWLETAATATLRVAGARQRQPESGDLTRLSSALSVSETMEIDDARRTHKVSLDELLLAALSRTVANTVGEGVLAVDLAGPGRSVLKPEVDLRRTVGWFTTLYPVALTCATRRDATAGQLLSTVHDTLKSVPHFGIGYGLLRYAYAPTARLLGATAPPDVFLSHLGVIPDPPPSSGDEPFQFDPDTTMPARATASGLGHAFEVRVYRSGRALHIDWWVDERRVDPALAKSLVARYPTALTEVAREVLAEDESEVAGDDLILVDLSSTD